A part of Desulfobacterales bacterium genomic DNA contains:
- the rsmH gene encoding 16S rRNA (cytosine(1402)-N(4))-methyltransferase RsmH, with translation MAYRHIPAMLNEAIHYLNCRPGKTYTDCTLGGSGHAKAICQRIVPDGLLIGIDQDIDAITNAREALQSYSSNIHLFHGNFTNLPQYLAQIQIDAVDGILLDLGLSLHQLESSGRGFSFQKDEPLDMRMDKRSATCAADLVNDLKEDALRKLFKDLGEERWSKQIARSIVQQRRQEKIQTSWQLSKIISAAIPRGKAAGQRIHPATRVFMALRIAVNRELDMLSRFMDGVADWLNPGGRLCVLSFHSLEDRIVKQRIKAMEKGCICPPKVPECACGQKPAMHSLTKKVVRPSDAEVARNPMARSTRLRAAEKI, from the coding sequence ATGGCGTATCGACATATTCCTGCAATGCTCAACGAAGCCATCCATTATCTGAACTGCCGGCCGGGCAAAACCTACACTGACTGTACACTGGGTGGATCGGGTCATGCCAAAGCCATATGCCAGCGTATTGTTCCGGATGGATTGCTGATCGGAATCGATCAAGATATTGACGCCATCACAAATGCTCGAGAAGCCCTACAATCCTATTCATCGAATATCCACCTCTTCCATGGCAATTTCACGAATCTGCCTCAATATTTAGCCCAGATACAAATAGATGCCGTCGACGGCATTTTGCTCGACCTCGGACTGTCGCTGCACCAGCTCGAAAGCAGCGGCAGAGGGTTCAGTTTCCAAAAAGATGAACCGCTGGATATGCGGATGGACAAGCGCAGCGCAACCTGTGCCGCTGATCTGGTAAACGATTTGAAAGAAGATGCGCTTCGCAAATTATTTAAAGACCTGGGCGAGGAACGCTGGTCCAAACAGATTGCCCGCAGCATTGTGCAGCAGCGCCGGCAGGAAAAAATCCAGACCAGCTGGCAGCTATCCAAGATTATCAGCGCTGCGATCCCCCGTGGCAAAGCCGCCGGGCAGCGCATCCATCCGGCAACGCGGGTTTTTATGGCATTGCGAATCGCGGTCAACAGGGAACTTGATATGCTCAGCCGTTTCATGGACGGGGTGGCTGACTGGTTAAATCCCGGCGGCCGCTTGTGTGTGTTGTCGTTTCATTCGCTTGAAGATCGCATTGTCAAGCAGCGGATCAAGGCGATGGAAAAAGGCTGCATCTGCCCGCCGAAGGTGCCTGAATGCGCCTGCGGGCAAAAGCCGGCCATGCACTCGTTGACCAAAAAAGTGGTGCGTCCGAGTGATGCGGAAGTGGCCCGGAATCCCATGGCTCGCAGCACGCGACTCAGGGCAGCAGAAAAAATTTAG
- a CDS encoding penicillin-binding protein 2 has translation MTNKYMRLRVILVGLAFIALFAVIGAKAVHLQVYRSPWLAEKASNQYEKSLKSVGKRGTVYDRNLREMAVTIDVTSIAARPKRIKEPRKTAKALAKILKIDRRKILKKLKTKSPFVWIKRQANPKEKAAVEGLQLQGIEFVPERNRFYPNKTLASQALGFTGLDGYGLEGIEFSYDRYLRGTNSNQMVYKDALGNVFDERQTAASLNSGHNIILTIDRAIQYITESALEETVKEYEARSGIAIVMEPQTGAILAMAHMPFFNPNAYTDFNKELWRNRAITDPFEPGSTMKIFSAAAAIESGHIKAHDIFFCENGAYKIGRNVVHDIKKHGWLSLQQIIKYSSNIGAVKISEKLGRKRLHKMYRNFGFGAKTGIDSPGETAGSLMPYKNWTTVDTGAISFGYGVAVSALQLITAASAIANDGVLMKPYFVQAITDQNSEPLKQFQPQIVRRVVSDRTARTVRAIMKTVTTEGGTGVNAALDGYTVCGKTGTARKLDKDGTYSKSNYIASFIGFTPAEKPRLAILVIIDEPQGKYYGGMVAAPVFRRIARETLNYLNIPPEGGGKQFATSRRIEARG, from the coding sequence ATGACGAATAAATACATGCGATTGCGGGTTATTTTAGTCGGGTTGGCCTTCATTGCGCTGTTTGCGGTGATTGGCGCCAAAGCCGTGCATTTGCAAGTATACCGCAGTCCGTGGTTGGCTGAAAAAGCCTCGAATCAATACGAAAAATCACTCAAATCCGTCGGCAAGCGCGGTACCGTCTACGACCGTAATTTAAGAGAGATGGCGGTCACCATCGATGTCACCTCAATTGCGGCGCGGCCAAAGCGTATAAAGGAACCCCGAAAGACCGCCAAAGCGCTGGCCAAAATTTTAAAAATCGATCGGCGCAAAATTTTAAAAAAATTAAAGACCAAAAGCCCGTTTGTCTGGATCAAACGCCAGGCCAACCCGAAGGAAAAAGCCGCCGTTGAGGGTTTGCAATTACAGGGCATCGAATTTGTGCCCGAGCGCAACCGCTTCTACCCCAACAAGACGCTGGCATCCCAGGCATTGGGGTTTACCGGATTGGACGGCTATGGGCTCGAGGGAATTGAGTTTTCCTATGACCGCTACCTGAGGGGTACGAATAGCAACCAGATGGTTTATAAGGACGCTCTGGGCAATGTGTTCGATGAGCGACAAACCGCAGCCAGTCTCAACTCCGGTCACAATATCATTTTAACCATCGATCGCGCCATTCAGTACATAACCGAGAGTGCTCTGGAGGAAACGGTTAAAGAATACGAGGCCCGTTCCGGCATCGCCATTGTCATGGAGCCCCAGACCGGTGCCATATTGGCGATGGCGCATATGCCGTTTTTTAACCCGAATGCTTATACGGATTTTAACAAGGAACTGTGGCGCAACCGCGCTATCACAGATCCGTTTGAGCCGGGTTCAACCATGAAAATCTTTAGCGCGGCAGCCGCCATTGAATCCGGCCATATCAAGGCCCATGATATTTTTTTCTGTGAAAACGGTGCCTACAAGATCGGACGCAATGTGGTCCACGACATCAAAAAGCATGGCTGGCTATCATTGCAACAGATCATAAAATATTCAAGCAATATCGGCGCAGTCAAAATCAGTGAGAAGCTTGGCCGCAAACGGCTTCACAAAATGTATCGCAATTTTGGCTTCGGCGCTAAAACCGGAATCGATTCTCCCGGCGAAACCGCCGGCAGCCTGATGCCGTATAAAAACTGGACCACCGTGGACACCGGCGCCATATCTTTTGGCTATGGTGTGGCGGTATCGGCCCTGCAACTTATCACAGCGGCGTCTGCCATTGCCAACGACGGTGTTTTAATGAAGCCCTATTTTGTCCAGGCCATCACGGATCAAAACAGTGAGCCCCTTAAGCAGTTTCAGCCGCAGATCGTCAGGCGGGTGGTCTCTGATCGCACCGCACGTACCGTCAGAGCCATCATGAAAACGGTCACCACCGAGGGTGGGACCGGCGTCAATGCGGCCCTCGATGGTTATACGGTCTGCGGCAAAACCGGCACGGCACGCAAGCTGGACAAAGACGGGACCTATTCAAAGAGCAACTATATCGCCTCTTTTATCGGGTTTACGCCGGCTGAAAAACCGCGGCTGGCGATCCTGGTCATCATCGATGAACCCCAGGGGAAATATTACGGCGGCATGGTTGCAGCGCCGGTATTTCGCAGGATTGCCCGCGAAACCTTAAATTATTTAAACATACCGCCCGAAGGCGGCGGAAAACAATTTGCGACTTCTCGTCGAATCGAGGCCCGAGGTTGA
- the ftsL gene encoding cell division protein FtsL yields MKRRKKKTRNPKLLVVSLVIMGLFIAELLFYTWCRVQSIQTRYEISELKVKQKQLVTHQDNLKIELARLKSPKRIAKIAKQQLGLSAPSNKQLVIIP; encoded by the coding sequence ATGAAACGCAGAAAAAAAAAGACGCGCAATCCAAAACTACTGGTGGTTAGCCTGGTGATAATGGGCCTGTTTATTGCCGAACTCCTGTTTTACACCTGGTGTCGTGTGCAGAGCATTCAGACCCGGTATGAGATCTCCGAGCTGAAGGTCAAACAGAAGCAGCTGGTCACCCACCAGGACAACTTGAAAATCGAACTGGCGCGCCTCAAATCGCCCAAGCGAATTGCCAAAATCGCCAAACAGCAACTCGGGTTGTCAGCGCCGAGCAACAAACAGCTGGTCATCATCCCCTGA
- the mraY gene encoding phospho-N-acetylmuramoyl-pentapeptide-transferase — translation MLYHLLYPLHTTLSVFNVFRYITFRTIYASLTAFLICFLLGPWIIRKLSGMQVKQYIRDDGPESHLSKAGTPTMGGLLIVFSSVVSTLLWSDLTNYFVWIMLFVIVGYGLVGFVDDYLMQVKKRSKGLSVRKKFGLQIALAIITGVLVYASPNFSTEVTIPFLKKLSPDLGWGYIFFAALVIVAASNAVNLTDGLDGLAIGPVIIAATTYMFFAYVAGHIKISEYLQINYVAGSGEVAIICGTLAGAGMGFLWFNAYPAQIFMGDVGSLSLGAALGAMAVITKQEILLVLVGGLFVIEALSVIFQVSFFKMTSGRRIFKMAPLHHHFELKGWPEPKVIVRFWIIAIALALLAMSTLKLR, via the coding sequence ATGCTGTATCACCTGCTATATCCGTTACATACGACGCTGTCGGTTTTCAATGTATTTCGCTACATTACCTTTCGGACCATTTATGCCAGCCTGACGGCGTTTTTGATCTGTTTTCTGCTCGGCCCCTGGATTATTCGCAAGCTCAGCGGCATGCAGGTGAAGCAATACATTCGTGACGACGGACCTGAAAGCCACCTGTCCAAGGCCGGCACACCCACCATGGGCGGTCTGTTGATTGTGTTCTCCAGCGTGGTCTCAACGCTTTTGTGGAGTGATCTGACCAATTATTTTGTCTGGATTATGCTGTTTGTGATTGTCGGCTACGGCCTGGTGGGCTTTGTAGACGACTATCTGATGCAAGTAAAGAAACGCAGCAAGGGCCTGTCGGTGCGCAAAAAATTCGGACTGCAAATTGCCCTGGCCATCATCACCGGCGTGCTGGTTTACGCCAGCCCGAACTTTTCCACCGAGGTCACCATACCGTTTTTAAAAAAGCTCTCGCCGGACCTGGGCTGGGGCTACATATTTTTCGCTGCTCTGGTGATTGTGGCGGCTTCCAATGCCGTTAATTTAACCGACGGGCTCGATGGTTTGGCCATTGGCCCGGTGATCATTGCCGCCACCACCTATATGTTTTTTGCCTATGTTGCCGGCCATATCAAGATTTCTGAGTACCTGCAGATCAATTACGTGGCCGGCAGCGGTGAAGTGGCCATCATTTGCGGTACCCTGGCCGGTGCCGGTATGGGCTTTTTGTGGTTCAATGCCTATCCGGCCCAGATCTTCATGGGCGACGTCGGTTCGTTGTCACTCGGCGCGGCCCTGGGCGCAATGGCCGTTATCACCAAACAGGAAATCCTGCTGGTGCTGGTAGGTGGTTTGTTTGTGATCGAAGCTTTATCGGTCATTTTTCAGGTCAGTTTTTTCAAGATGACCAGCGGGCGTCGAATTTTCAAAATGGCGCCGCTGCATCACCACTTTGAGCTGAAAGGCTGGCCGGAGCCCAAGGTCATCGTAAGGTTTTGGATCATTGCTATTGCGCTGGCGCTGCTGGCAATGAGTACGCTCAAGCTGAGATAA
- the murF gene encoding UDP-N-acetylmuramoyl-tripeptide--D-alanyl-D-alanine ligase — translation MATTQATPWTLADILKATGGDLLCGDPSQGFENISIDSREISSRDLFVAIVGDVHDGHTFANEVVQQGIGGLMVSRDKAADLPIADWQGSHIACVAVGDTTRALGDLAAFHRLRSGIPVVAITGSNGKTTTRQMTAQVVAQKYSTLATIGNYNNQIGVPLTLLRLTSEYEQAVVELGTNSPGEIARLTQICSPDIGVVTNVGPAHLEGLGSMDGVMREKEQLIQHLNTGGKAVLNADDRRVSKMADHTDREVVFFGLSKNAEIRASAVNEKTSGISFSLHLPEEQLMVDLSVPGQFMVLNALAAAAVGNLLALSADDIKAGLESFQPVWGRMDVFQTANGIHIIDDTYNANPESMKAAITTLRTLRSNSRSLFVAGDMLELGDQAESLHKQVGAWAAAANIDKLLVTGEFAGAVVVGAMGAKMKPADIFAGTREEILDTLKQSLKPGDWVLVKGSRGARMDTIVKGLKDWTKIKPEA, via the coding sequence ATGGCAACCACACAGGCAACACCATGGACATTAGCGGATATTCTGAAAGCCACCGGCGGCGACCTATTGTGTGGTGACCCAAGCCAGGGATTTGAGAACATCAGCATCGATTCGCGTGAGATATCATCCCGCGACTTGTTCGTTGCCATTGTCGGTGATGTCCACGATGGGCACACCTTTGCCAATGAAGTGGTTCAGCAGGGCATTGGCGGTCTGATGGTCAGCCGCGATAAAGCAGCGGATTTGCCGATTGCCGATTGGCAGGGCTCACACATCGCTTGCGTGGCGGTTGGCGACACCACCCGCGCGCTGGGTGACCTGGCTGCTTTTCACCGTTTACGATCCGGTATTCCAGTTGTGGCGATTACCGGTTCAAACGGCAAGACCACCACTCGCCAGATGACCGCTCAGGTGGTGGCTCAAAAATACAGCACCCTGGCAACCATCGGCAATTATAACAATCAGATCGGTGTGCCCCTGACCCTGCTGCGGCTGACAAGCGAATATGAGCAGGCCGTAGTGGAGCTGGGTACCAACAGCCCCGGTGAAATTGCACGTCTGACCCAGATCTGCTCCCCGGATATCGGTGTGGTTACCAATGTCGGCCCGGCACACCTTGAAGGTCTGGGGTCTATGGATGGCGTCATGCGCGAAAAAGAGCAGCTGATCCAACATCTGAATACCGGAGGCAAGGCGGTGTTAAATGCCGATGACCGCAGAGTCTCTAAGATGGCAGACCACACAGACAGAGAGGTTGTTTTTTTCGGTTTGTCCAAGAACGCTGAGATTCGGGCCAGCGCGGTAAACGAAAAAACAAGCGGCATTTCCTTCAGCCTGCATTTGCCTGAGGAGCAGTTGATGGTGGACCTGAGTGTCCCGGGACAATTCATGGTCCTCAATGCACTGGCTGCTGCCGCGGTGGGCAACTTGCTGGCGTTGTCGGCAGATGACATCAAGGCCGGTTTAGAGAGCTTTCAACCTGTGTGGGGCCGAATGGATGTTTTTCAAACGGCAAACGGCATCCATATCATCGACGACACTTATAATGCCAATCCGGAATCGATGAAGGCTGCTATTACGACTTTGAGGACCTTGCGAAGCAATAGCCGCAGTCTATTTGTGGCCGGTGATATGCTGGAGCTGGGAGACCAGGCGGAATCGCTGCACAAACAGGTAGGCGCCTGGGCAGCGGCCGCCAACATCGACAAGCTGCTCGTCACCGGAGAATTTGCTGGCGCTGTGGTTGTCGGTGCCATGGGTGCCAAAATGAAACCAGCTGATATATTTGCCGGGACCCGTGAGGAGATCCTCGATACCCTCAAGCAATCGCTGAAACCCGGTGATTGGGTTCTGGTCAAAGGGTCCCGCGGCGCCCGCATGGACACCATTGTTAAAGGTTTGAAAGATTGGACGAAGATTAAGCCGGAGGCTTAA
- a CDS encoding UDP-N-acetylmuramoyl-L-alanyl-D-glutamate--2,6-diaminopimelate ligase, whose translation MKFSNLVKAVKPLSVEHAGAVKDSDPQIEAIHYRSQEVQPGGSFVAISGQSADGHDFIEDAIKRGAVAIVSQKAIDCKVPHVRVADTRQALADIAAHFYGNPSGQLTVIGITGTNGKTTTAYLVESILQQAGLAVGVIGTINYRYGGDTFDNPITTPESLDLQRILSDMLRCGISHVVMEASSHAIDLQRIRRCWFDVAVFINLSQDHLDFHGDMQSYWKSKQRLFTDYLVQGPKSAQAVAVINGNNASGKELAQMVSVPVISTGLESNDTVHAQNAHCGRSRIKGEIMTPRGTFEFESRLVGEHNLENILCAAGVGAALELSNAHIKSGIETVTTIPGRLELIENNIERYVYVDYAHTPDALENVIMALKGIMQARIICVFGCGGDRDKDKRPLMGEIAARLCDLAVITSDNPRTEDPMIIIDHIMDGAQKAHGRHYQRADLSNGFKQKGYVIEADRKQAIRLGIEMSSSGDTVLIAGKGHETYQILGTTTVDFDDRLEARNALAQLAA comes from the coding sequence TTGAAATTTTCGAATCTGGTTAAGGCAGTCAAACCATTGTCAGTTGAGCATGCGGGTGCTGTAAAGGACAGCGATCCTCAGATCGAAGCGATTCATTATCGGTCTCAGGAAGTCCAGCCCGGCGGTTCGTTCGTTGCCATCAGTGGGCAATCAGCCGACGGGCATGATTTTATCGAAGATGCAATTAAACGCGGTGCGGTTGCCATCGTTTCGCAAAAAGCAATCGATTGCAAAGTCCCCCACGTGCGGGTGGCAGACACCCGGCAAGCGCTGGCGGATATCGCAGCTCACTTTTACGGCAATCCATCGGGGCAATTAACCGTCATCGGCATCACCGGTACCAACGGAAAAACCACCACTGCCTACCTGGTGGAAAGTATCCTGCAACAGGCCGGATTGGCGGTGGGTGTCATCGGAACCATTAATTATCGTTATGGCGGCGATACATTTGACAACCCGATCACCACACCCGAGTCGCTGGACCTGCAGCGAATTTTAAGTGACATGCTGCGCTGCGGGATCAGCCATGTGGTCATGGAAGCGTCATCACACGCCATTGATCTGCAGCGAATTCGGCGCTGCTGGTTTGATGTAGCGGTATTTATCAATTTGAGCCAGGACCATCTCGATTTTCACGGTGATATGCAGTCTTATTGGAAGAGCAAACAGCGTCTTTTTACCGACTATCTGGTTCAGGGGCCCAAAAGCGCGCAGGCAGTTGCCGTCATCAATGGCAACAATGCCAGCGGCAAAGAACTTGCCCAGATGGTGAGCGTGCCGGTCATCAGCACCGGTTTGGAATCAAATGACACCGTTCATGCTCAGAATGCGCATTGCGGTCGCAGCCGCATCAAAGGTGAAATCATGACCCCGAGGGGCACATTTGAATTTGAATCCCGCCTGGTCGGCGAACACAACCTTGAAAATATCCTGTGTGCGGCCGGCGTGGGCGCGGCATTGGAACTTTCAAATGCACACATAAAATCCGGCATCGAGACAGTAACGACTATTCCGGGGCGTCTGGAATTGATTGAAAACAACATCGAGCGGTATGTGTACGTGGATTATGCCCATACACCTGACGCGCTGGAAAATGTGATCATGGCCCTCAAAGGGATCATGCAAGCCAGAATCATCTGCGTGTTTGGCTGCGGCGGCGACAGAGATAAGGACAAACGCCCGCTGATGGGTGAAATTGCAGCCCGCCTCTGCGATCTGGCAGTGATCACATCGGACAATCCCCGCACAGAGGATCCGATGATCATTATAGATCACATTATGGACGGGGCTCAAAAAGCCCACGGACGGCATTATCAACGGGCTGACTTGAGCAATGGGTTTAAACAAAAAGGCTATGTGATCGAAGCGGACCGCAAACAGGCGATCCGATTGGGAATTGAAATGTCCAGCAGCGGCGATACGGTGCTGATCGCCGGAAAGGGTCATGAAACCTATCAAATCTTGGGAACGACAACCGTTGATTTTGATGACCGGCTGGAGGCCCGAAATGCACTGGCTCAGCTGGCTGCCTGA